One Maniola hyperantus chromosome 17, iAphHyp1.2, whole genome shotgun sequence DNA window includes the following coding sequences:
- the LOC117990104 gene encoding zinc finger protein basonuclin-2-like, with product MIQESQSSSAERWSGCGPEHNLALQQILKLQEARALHKTSLLPIYKKNGLPSPPGPRQEYEQMKEKNMDNHDELRAFEHLKLEAEFRRLMERSAKEIRNDESLKYFQHVMEAKQNFDYLKTMQETRTNSSDKDVEVKKEKTSPNCNRYTPDQTHSPQRTSSAEASPNRSVHLSTSSSPLSNTSPVNSSPLNHLQDMQPFDFRKHKVSENKEENRKSNYDMTSTEKAAMDVMRSQFFNFQLPNNLPMPPISMPSTFSHPAAMVAALSQNPMGLASLQALLPQISGKLAEHSESRIHNSTGKMRSDSLRTDEENVLNLSKDAYVEAAQKTRDMMLGKCISPPKRQWGASQMPLNLGTHFINPTTGKKRVQCNVCLKTFCDKGALKIHFSAVHLREMHKCTVEGCSMMFSSRRSRNRHSANPNPKLHSPHLRRKISPHDGRSAQSHSVLIPPPGAGLSMPPGINPMHPFGSYPLLNPSQNMRRYTSNMPLDYKNNLNFSPSMDIPHHMRRESSSVENKDHDGNGESDDDDGIVVVAGDDDDDENDHVDTSDYYSNLNKSIGSIEDSETEYDQRSVSDNNENSDNIKDTISPEVMKRKRKNFNPTRLKNNYVNENTDQESKNEEQCNDTDRVLNLKRVKCEESDTGITNYSVPNDKVENLKIKQEPPSVTPIETTEINCSAQDLRVKEEPVDKSESSKSHEPYHQHNDQYSSENSLKRLERLSKGDFPNITKKIETHSPLGPYSLSVNDNIDFSDRSPSSSVSSYDYGSDDVQGQIYGHFDNGFFVTTTDVPIDVDNPLKCRVCDKMFQNIYILKTHYQNAHLKVMYKCNNERCRAAFNNRRSRDRHSSNMNLHRRILADDLRIFDESRILDRIKEQMELLVKLNDEERACPYIESQKYYHARETEKPKSHLGHMHFSAPYPPLPLPESYLNGRDMFNQHPFLFTPFGMLPNFPPLPFGFLPPSLNAFGCQNPSYSPPMAQKLNYCVEDEAPRPNKDGFPCRGCRECFKDLSSLKLHCESVHVQLLHRCSVSGCNAAFFSRTKRNIHSEAHANRRQNGRAQPTSS from the exons ATGATTCAG GAATCGCAATCAAGCAGCGCAGAAAGATGGAGTGGATGTGGGCCAGAACACAACCTGGCTCTCCAACAAATTCTCAAGCTCCAAGAAGCCAGAGCGCTCCATAAAACCTCTCTTCTACCAATATACAAGAAAAATGGTCTGCCATCACCCCCAGGGCCGAGACAGGAATATGAACAAATGAAAGAAAAGAACATGGACAACCATGACGAACTTAGGGCCTTTGAGCATTTAAAACTCGAGGCAGAATTCAGACGACTTATGGAAAGATCAGCGAAAGAAATACGAAATGATGAATCTCTTAAATACTTTCAACATGTGATGGAAGCAAAACAAAATTTTGATTATTTGAAAACTATGCAAGAAACTCGAACTAACAGCTCGGACAAAGATGTGGAAgttaagaaagaaaagacgtcaCCAAATTGCAATCGATATACACCCGACCAAACCCATTCACCTCAAAGAACTTCGTCTGCAGAAGCCTCTCCTAATCGCAGTGTCCACTTATCTACCTCGTCAAGTCCCCTCTCAAACACTAGTCCTGTTAATTCTTCTCCTTTAAATCATCTACAGGACATGCAACCATTTGATTTTAGAAAGCATAAGGTTAgtgaaaataaagaagaaaaCAGAAAAAGTAATTACGATATGACCTCAACAGAAAAAGCAGCAATGGATGTAATGAGAAGTCagtttttcaactttcaactaCCAAATAATTTGCCCATGCCACCAATTTCGATGCCTTCAACGTTTTCTCATCCTGCAGCGATGGTAGCTGCTCTGAGCCAAAACCCGATGGGATTGGCATCTCTGCAAGCACTTTTACCACAAATATCGGGGAAACTGGCAGAACATTCTGAAAGCAGAATTCATAACTCTACTGGTAAAATGAGATCAGATAGTTTAAGAACAGATGAAGAGAATGTTCTGAACCTAAGTAAGGATGCCTATGTAGAAGCAGCGCAGAAAACGAGAGACATGATGTTAGGAAAATGTATTAGTCCACCAAAAAGACAATGGGGCGCTTCTCAAATGCCCCTGAATTTAGGTACCCATTTTATTAACCCTACCACTGGTAAAAAGCGAGTACAGTGCAATGTGTGCCTTAAAACCTTTTGTGATAAGGGCGCCCTAAAAATTCATTTTTCGGCGGTCCATTTACGTGAAATGCATAAATGCACAGTTGAAGGATGTAGCATGATGTTCAGTTCAAGAAGGTCTAGAAATAGGCACAGTGCTAATCCAAATCCAAAACTACATTCTCCTCATTTAAGACGGAAAATCTCACCACATGATGGAAGAAGTGCTCAATCTCATTCTGTTTTAATCCCTCCGCCTGGCGCTGGCTTAAGTATGCCACCAGGAATAAACCCAATGCATCCATTTGGATCGTACCCACTGCTCAATCCATCGCAAAATATGAGACGATATACCTCAAACATGCCACTTGAttacaaaaataacttaaatttCTCACCTTCAATGGATATTCCTCATCATATGCGTCGTGAATCAAGCTCTGTTGAAAACAAAGATCATGACGGCAACGGAGAATCTGACGATGATGACGGAATTGTGGTAGTGGCTggcgatgacgatgacgatgaaaATGATCACGTAGATACAAGTGACTATTATTCGAATCTTAATAAATCGATAGGATCAATAGAGGATTCTGAAACGGAATATGACCAAAGAAGTGTAAGTGACAATAACGAAAACTCGGATAATATAAAAGATACTATAAGTCCAGAAGTTATGAAGAGGAAAAGAAAGAATTTTAACCCAACTAGActtaaaaataactatgtaAATGAAAACACTGATCAGGAAAGTAAAAATGAGGAGCAATGCAATGATACAGACAGAGTGTTAAATCTGAAAAGAGTTAAATGTGAAGAAAGTGATACTGGCATTACTAACTATTCAGTTCCGAATGATAAAGTAGAAaaccttaaaataaaacaagaaccTCCTTCAGTTACTCCAATTGAAACAACTGAAATCAATTGCAGTGCCCAAGACTTACGAGTGAAGGAAGAGCCTGTGGATAAAAGTGAGTCATCTAAATCTCATGAACCATATCATCAACATAACGATCAATATTCATCTGAGAATTCATTAAAAAGGCTAGAAAGATTATCGAAAGGAGATTTccctaatattacaaaaaaaattgagacaCATAGTCCTCTAGGACCTTACAGTTTAAGTGTAAATGATAATATCGATTTCTCTGACAGATCTCCTTCATCATCTGTATCGAGCTACGACTATGGGTCAGATGATGTTCAAGGACAAATCTACGGTCATTTTGATAATGGTTTCTTTGTAACAACTACTGATGTCCCAATAGACGTAGATAACCCGCTTAAATGTAGAGTTTGTGATAAAATgttccaaaatatttacatactaAAAACGCATTATCAAAACGCTCATTTAAAAGTGATGTATAAATGTAATAACGAAAGATGTAGAGCAGCTTTTAACAATAGGCGCAGTAGAGATCGTCATAGCTCAAATATGAATCTTCACAGAAGAATTCTAGCTGATGACCTAAGGATATTTGATGAATCACGGATCCTAGACAGAATTAAAGAGCAAATGGAACTCTTGGTCAAATTGAACGATGAAGAACGCGCTTGTCCGTATATTGAATCTCAGAAATATTATCATGCTAGAGAAACAGAAAAACCGAAAAGTCATTTAGGACACATGCATTTTAGTGCACCCTATCCACCGCTTCCATTACCGGAATCCTACTTAAATGGCCGTGACATGTTTAACCAACATCCTTTCCTATTTACGCCGTTTGGAATGCTTCCAAATTTTCCTCCTTTGCCATTTGGTTTCTTGCCACCTAGTCTGAATGCGTTCGGTTGCCAAAATCCAAGTTATTCACCCCCAATGGCACAAAAACTCAACTATTGTGTCGAGGATGAGGCGCCTCGACCGAATAAGGATGGTTTTCCGTGCCGCGGCTGCAGAGAGTGTTTCAAAGACTTGTCAAGCTTGAAGCTACATTGTGAAAGTGTTCATGTACAGCTATTACATCGGTGTTCAGTGAGTGGGTGCAACGCTGCGTTCTTCTCAAGGACTAAGAGAAACATTCACAGCGAGGCGCACGCCAATCGTCGGCAGAATGGTAGGGCCCAGCCTACTTCCTCGTGA